In Mercurialis annua linkage group LG6, ddMerAnnu1.2, whole genome shotgun sequence, the following are encoded in one genomic region:
- the LOC126686456 gene encoding ARF guanine-nucleotide exchange factor GNOM, with the protein MGRLKMQPGIKAIEEEPEDCDSSSYSNKATLACIINAEVGAVLAVMRRNVRWGGRYMSGDDQLEHSLIQSLKSLRKQIFSWQHPWHTINPAVYLQPFLDVIRSDETGAPITGVALSSVYKILTLDVIDQNTVNVEDAMHLVVDAVTSCRFEVTDPASEEVVLMKILQVLLSCMKSKASVTLSNQHVCTIVNTCFRIVHQAGSKGELLQRFARQTMHELIRCIFSHLLNVDNTEHALVNGVSTVKQEIGGLDNDYTFVNKQTENGNRSSEMDGQTSSTSYGSGVSTVLVPAVMEDNIGGCSVKDTLPYDLHLMTEPYGVPCMVEIFHFLCSLLNVVEHMGMDPRSNTMAFDEDVPLFALGLINSAVELGGPSIPRHPRLLSLIQDELFRNLMQFGLSMSPLILSMVCSIVLNLYHHLRTELKLQLEAFFSCVILRLAQSRYGASYQQQEVAMEALVDFCRQKTFMVEMYANLDCDITCSNVFEDLANLLSKSAFPVNCPLSAMHILALDGLIAVIQGMAERIGNASVSSEQAPVNLEEYTPFWMVKCDNYADPYYWVPFVRRRKYIKRRLMIGADHFNRDPKKGLEFLQGTHLLPDKLDPQSVACFFRYTAGLDKNLVGDFLGNHDEFCVQVLHEFAGTFDFQGMNLDTALRLFLETFRLPGESQKIQRVLEAFSERYYEQSMQILANKDAALLLSYSLIMLNTDQHNVQVKKKMTEEDFIRNNRHINGGNDLPRDFLSELYHSICKNEIRTIPEQGSSFPEMNPSRWIDLMLKSKKTAPFIVSDSVAYLDHDMFAVMSGPTIAAISVVFDHAEHEDVYQACIDGFLAVAKISACHHLEDVLDDLVVSLCKFTTLLNASSAEEPVLAFGDDTKARMATVTVFTIANRYGDFIRTGWRNILDCILRLHKLGLLPARVASDAADESELSTELGHGKPIPNSLSSVHMQSMGTPRRSSGLMGRFSQLLSLDTEEPRSQPTEQQLAAHQRTLQTIQKCHVDSIFTESKFLQAESLLQLARALIWAAGRPQKGNSSPEDEDTAVFCLELLIAITLNNRDRIVLLWQGVYEHIAGIVQSTVMPCALVEKAVFGLLRICQRLLPYKENLADELLRSLQLVLKLDARVADAYCEQITQEVSRLVKANATHIRSGMGWRTITSLLSITARHPEASEAGFEALIFIMSDGTHLLPANYVLCLDAARQFAESRVAQAERSVRALDLMAGSVDCLARWSHEAKKAMGEEEATKLLQDIGEMWLRLVQGLRKVCLDQREEIRNHAVLSLQKCLTTVVDEINLPHGLWLQCFDLVIFTMLDDLLEIAQGHSQKDFRNMDGTLIIAVKLLSKVFLQLLDDLAQLTTFCKLWLGVLSRMEKYLKVKVRGKKSEKLQEVVPELLKNTLLAMKTKGVLLQRSPLGGDSLWELTWLHVNNIAPSLQSEVFPDQDWEQSQPESAANLETVPLPSNGSVASEGSGT; encoded by the exons ATGGGTCGCTTAAAGATGCAACCAGGGATTAAGGCGATCGAGGAAGAACCCGAGGATTGTGATTCTTCTTCCTATTCTAATAAAGCTACTTTAGCGTGCATAATAAATGCAGAAGTGGGTGCGGTGTTGGCAGTCATGAGGAGAAACGTAAGATGGGGAGGTCGCTATATGTCTGGTGATGATCAGCTAGAGCATTCTTTGATTCAGTCCTTGAAGTCATTGCGCAAGCAAATCTTTTCGTGGCAGCATCCGTGGCATACCATCAATCCTGCTGTGTATCTTCAGCCTTTTTTGGACGTGATTCGCTCAGATGAAACGGGTGCTCCAATCACTGGCGTTGCTTTGTCATCTGTGTACAAGATTTTAACTCTTGATGTGATTGATCAAAATACTGTAAATGTTGAAGATGCTATGCACTTGGTAGTTGATGCTGTGACGAGTTGCAGATTTGAGGTGACAGATCCTGCATCTGAAGAAGTTGTGCTGATGAAGATACTTCAGGTTCTTCTATCTTGTATGAAGAGTAAGGCATCAGTTACACTGAGTAATCAGCATGTCTGTACCATAGTAAATACTTGTTTTCGTATAGTTCATCAAGCAGGAAGTAAAGGAGAGTTATTGCAGAGATTTGCTCGCCAGACAATGCATGAGCTGATTAGGTGTATTTTTTCACACCTTCTAAACGTTGACAACACAGAACATGCACTGGTTAATGGAGTTAGTACAGTCAAACAGGAG ATTGGTGGTCTAGATAATGATTACACTTTTGTGAACAAACAAACAGAAAATGGTAACAGAAGTTCCGAAATGGATGGTCAAACATCTTCGACAAGCTATGGTTCTGGTGTTTCTACAGTTCTGGTGCCAGCTGTTATGGAAGATAACATTGGAGGCTGTAGTGTTAAGGATACTCTTCCATATGATTTGCACCTCATGACTGAACCGTATGGCGTCCCCTGCATGGTGGAGATCTTTCACTTTTTGTGCTCTTTGTTAAATGTTGTTGAGCATATGGGTATGGATCCCAGATCTAACACCATGGCATTTGATGAAGATGTACCCCTCTTTGCATTGGGCTTAATTAATTCAGCTGTAGAATTGGGCGGGCCTTCTATTCCTCGTCACCCTAGGTTACTGAGTTTGATTCAGGAtgaattatttcgtaatctAATGCAGTTTGGCTTGTCAATGAGTCCACTGATTCTCTCAATGGTTTGTAGTATTGTTCTCAACCTGTATCACCACTTACGAACCGAACTTAAATTGCAGCTTGAGGCTTTTTTTTCTTGTGTGATTCTGAGACTTGCTCAGAGCAGATATGGTGCTTCATACCAGCAGCAAGAGGTTGCTATGGAGGCACTTGTTGACTTCTGCAGGCAGAAAACATTCATGGTGGAGATGTATGCTAATTTAGATTGCGATATAACATGCAGCAATGTGTTTGAGGACCTAGCCAATCTGTTGTCAAAGAGTGCATTTCCAGTGAACTGCCCTTTGTCTGCAATGCACATTCTTGCTTTGGATGGTCTGATAGCTGTTATTCAGGGGATGGCTGAAAGAATTGGCAATGCATCAGTTAGTTCAGAACAGGCTCCAGTGAACCTTGAGGAGTATACACCCTTCTGGATGGTGAAGTGTGACAATTATGCCGATCCTTATTACTGGGTTCCATTTGTCCGCAGGAGAAAATACATTAAGAGGAGATTGATGATTGGAGCCGATCACTTCAACCGGGATCCAAAGAAAGGCTTAGAATTTCTTCAAGGAACACATCTCCTACCTGACAAACTTGACCCCCAAAGTGTGGCCTGCTTTTTCAGGTACACAGCTGGGTTGGACAAGAACCTAGTCGGGGATTTTTTGGGAAATCATGATGAGTTTTGTGTCCAGGTTCTTCATGAATTTGCTGGGACTTTTGATTTCCAAGGTATGAATCTTGATACTGCTCTGCGGTTGTTCTTGGAAACTTTTAGGCTCCCTGGAGAATCTCAAAAAATACAAAGGGTTCTTGAAGCATTCTCTGAGAGATACTATGAACAGTCGATGCAGATTCTAGCTAACAAGGATGCTGCTCTTTTGTTATCTTATTCACTTATAATGCTCAATACAGATCAACATAATGTACAGGTGAAGAAAAAGATGACTGAAGAAGACTTTATACGGAATAATAGGCATATTAATGGAGGAAATGATTTACCTCGAGATTTTCTGTCAGAATTATACCACTCAATCTGCAAGAATGAGATCCGCACTATTCCAGAACAAGGATCTAGTTTCCCTGAGATGAATCCGAGCCGTTGGATAGATCTGATGCTCAAATCCAAGAAAACTGCTCCTTTCATTGTATCCGACTCTGTAGCCTACCTTGATCATGATATGTTTGCGGTTATGTCAGGTCCCACAATTGCTGCTATCTCAGTTGTGTTTGATCATGCAGAACATGAAGATGTTTATCAGGCATGTATTGATGGATTCTTAGCTGTTGCAAAAATTTCTGCATGTCATCATCTTGAAGATGTATTGGATGATCTAGTTGTGTCTCTCTGTAAGTTCACTACCCTCCTGAATGCGTCTTCTGCTGAGGAACCTGTGCTGGCTTTTGGTGACGACACAAAAGCCAGGATGGCAACCGTCACTGTTTTCACCATAGCAAACAGGTATGGTGATTTTATTCGCACAGGTTGGAGAAATATCCTGGACTGTATTTTACGGTTGCACAAACTTGGTCTTCTTCCAGCACGTGTTGCCAGTGATGCTGCTGATGAATCAGAACTTTCCACTGAACTTGGTCATGGGAAGCCTATTCCAAATTCTTTATCTTCAGTTCATATGCAATCTATGGGAACTCCTAGGAGATCTTCTGGATTGATGGGCCGGTTTAGTCAGCTCTTATCTCTTGACACTGAGGAGCCAAGATCACAACCTACTGAGCAACAACTTGCTGCTCATCAACGCACTCTTCAGACTATTCAAAAGTGCCATGTTGACAGCATTTTTACCGAGAGCAAGTTCCTGCAAGCTGAATCTTTGTTGCAGCTTGCGCGAGCACTTATCTGGGCAGCAGGGCGGCCTCAAAAAGGGAATAGCTCCCCAGAGGATGAGGATACTGCAGTTTTTTGCTTGGAGTTGCTGATTGCAATTACTCTGAATAACCGGGACAGGATTGTGCTATTGTGGCAAGGTGTGTATGAGCACATAGCTGGTATTGTACAATCAACTGTGATGCCTTGTGCATTAGTAGAAAAGGCTGTGTTTGGACTCCTCCGGATATGCCAGCGGTTACTCCCTTACAAAGAGAACCTGGCTGATGAACTTTTGAGGTCATTGCAACTTGTTTTGAAACTTGACGCTCGTGTTGCTGATGCTTATTGTGAACAAATTACTCAGGAAGTTAGTCGTCTTGTAAAGGCAAATGCTACGCATATCAGATCTGGAATGGGTTGGCGTACAATTACATCACTTCTTTCCATAACAGCTCGGCACCCTGAAGCTTCTGAAGCTGGATTTGAGGCACTTATATTCATTATGAGTGATGGAACTCACTTGTTGCCAGCCAATTATGTTCTATGTCTTGATGCAGCGAGGCAGTTTGCAGAGTCTCGTGTGGCTCAGGCAGAAAGGTCTGTACGGGCACTAGATTTAATGGCGGGTTCTGTGGATTGTTTGGCTCGGTGGTCTCATGAGGCTAAAAAAGCAATGGGGGAGGAAGAAGCTACAAAATTATTGCAGGACATTGGGGAGATGTGGCTGAGGCTTGTACAGGGATTAAGAAAAGTTTGTTTGGATCAGAGAGAGGAGATCAGAAACCATGCTGTTTTGTCCCTGCAGAAGTGCTTGACGACGGTGGTAGATGAGATCAACCTTCCTCATGGTTTATGGCTACAGTGTTTTGATCTGGTAATTTTTACAATGCTAGACGACTTGCTTGAAATTGCTCAGGGGCACTCCCAAAAAGATTTTAGAAACATGGATGGCACGTTAATCATCGCTGTAAAGCTCCTGTCAAAAGTGTTTTTACAGTTACTCGATGACCTTGCACAGTTGACAACATTTTGTAAGTTGTGGTTGGGAGTTCTCAGCCGAATGGAAAAGTATTTGAAGGTTAAAGTGAGGGGGAAGAAGAGTGAGAAGCTTCAAGAAGTTGTGCCTGAACTTTTGAAGAACACATTGCTCGCAATGAAGACCAAGGGAGTGCTATTACAGAGGAGTCCGTTGGGCGGGGATAGCTTATGGGAACTAACATGGCTACATGTGAATAACATTGCTCCGTCTTTACAATCAGAGGTGTTCCCAGATCAAGACTGGGAGCAGTCGCAGCCTGAATCAGCTGCAAACTTGGAAACAGTTCCTCTTCCATCAAATGGATCAGTGGCTTCTGAAGGATCCGGCACTTGA